A genomic segment from Sulfuritalea hydrogenivorans sk43H encodes:
- a CDS encoding COX15/CtaA family protein — translation MNTNNQQRAVAWWLFACCAMVFLTMVVGGVTRLTHSGLSIVEWKPLIGALPPLSHADWLELFAKYQQTPEFIKRNHDMTLDGFQFIFWWEWAHRLSGRLIGVVFFVPYVWFLLRGKLRGALAAKVFGFFILGGLQGAMGWYMVKSGLVDDPRVSQYRLAAHLGLAFLLFGLMGWTGLGMLQPRAVAPAPTLTRRLGNWLVVLVFIMVLSGALVAGIHAGLAYNTFPLMNGDFVPPEIFMVEPLWLNFFTNMATVQFDHRMIAWVLMGLIPWFSWRIWNETPEARPAAVLLTLWLAVQVSLGIATLLLQVPVALAATHQAGAMVLFGLVLWANHAIRRA, via the coding sequence ATGAATACAAACAATCAACAACGCGCCGTGGCCTGGTGGCTGTTCGCCTGCTGCGCCATGGTTTTCCTGACAATGGTGGTCGGCGGCGTGACGCGCCTGACCCACTCGGGACTTTCCATCGTCGAATGGAAACCGCTGATCGGCGCCCTGCCGCCGCTTTCCCACGCCGACTGGCTGGAACTCTTCGCCAAGTACCAGCAGACGCCGGAATTCATCAAGCGCAACCACGACATGACGCTGGATGGCTTCCAGTTCATCTTCTGGTGGGAATGGGCGCACCGCCTGTCCGGCCGCCTTATCGGCGTGGTGTTCTTCGTCCCCTACGTCTGGTTCCTGCTGCGCGGCAAACTGCGCGGCGCGCTGGCGGCGAAGGTGTTCGGCTTCTTCATACTCGGCGGACTGCAGGGCGCGATGGGCTGGTACATGGTCAAGAGCGGCCTGGTCGACGACCCGCGCGTGTCGCAATACCGGCTGGCGGCGCACCTGGGGCTGGCCTTCCTGCTGTTCGGCCTGATGGGCTGGACCGGACTGGGCATGCTGCAACCGCGCGCCGTAGCGCCAGCGCCGACTCTCACGCGGCGCCTGGGCAACTGGCTGGTGGTGCTGGTGTTCATCATGGTCCTTTCGGGCGCGCTGGTGGCCGGCATCCACGCCGGACTGGCCTACAACACCTTCCCGCTGATGAACGGGGATTTCGTCCCGCCCGAGATTTTCATGGTGGAGCCGCTGTGGCTGAACTTCTTCACCAACATGGCCACCGTGCAATTCGACCACCGCATGATCGCCTGGGTTTTGATGGGGCTGATTCCGTGGTTCTCCTGGCGCATCTGGAACGAAACCCCCGAGGCGCGGCCGGCGGCCGTGCTGCTGACGCTCTGGCTGGCGGTGCAGGTGAGCCTCGGCATCGCCACGTTGCTGCTGCAGGTGCCGGTGGCGCTGGCCGCCACGCATCAGGCCGGGGCGATGGTGCTGTTCGGCCTGGTGCTGTGGGCGAATCACGCGATCCGTCGCGCCTGA
- the moaC gene encoding cyclic pyranopterin monophosphate synthase MoaC, giving the protein MNPPRKPPPKARSKPSAAPLTHFDAAGQAHMVDVGAKAETTRVARAQGHIRMAPATFALIESGSAKKGDVLGIARIAAIQASKRTSDLVPLCHPLALTRVAAGFTLDAGRHRVTLEVTAETVGRTGVEMEALTAVSVGLLTIYDMCKAADRGMIIEDIRLLEKAGGKSGHWLADCK; this is encoded by the coding sequence ATGAATCCACCCCGCAAACCGCCGCCCAAGGCTCGCTCCAAGCCGTCGGCCGCGCCGCTGACCCATTTCGATGCCGCCGGGCAGGCCCATATGGTCGACGTCGGCGCCAAGGCCGAAACCACGCGCGTGGCGCGTGCCCAGGGCCACATCCGCATGGCCCCCGCCACCTTTGCGCTGATCGAGAGCGGCTCGGCGAAGAAGGGCGACGTGCTCGGCATCGCGCGCATCGCGGCGATCCAGGCGAGCAAGCGCACGTCCGACCTGGTCCCGCTGTGCCATCCGCTGGCGCTGACCCGCGTCGCCGCCGGGTTCACGCTGGATGCCGGGCGCCATCGCGTGACGCTGGAAGTGACGGCGGAGACCGTCGGCCGCACCGGGGTCGAAATGGAAGCGCTGACGGCGGTTTCCGTCGGCCTGCTGACCATCTATGACATGTGCAAGGCCGCGGATCGCGGCATGATCATCGAAGACATTCGCCTGCTGGAAAAAGCCGGCGGCAAATCGGGACACTGGCTGGCAGACTGCAAATGA
- a CDS encoding beta-barrel assembly-enhancing protease: MKLHLLSRALVLGFGIVAAPPLSVAEGLPDLGEAAQTEFSPAMERRIGESVMLEIRRDPAWLDDPEVNSYLNRIGNRLSSQSEEMRQEFEFFALRDPTLNAFAMPGGYIGVHTGLILAAVSESELASVLAHEISHVTQRHLARLMNKSGQGQVTSLLALAVAILAARSSPDLAVGAAMAGQGAAIQNQLNYTRDFEREADRIGLRLLERSGFDIRGMSGFFERLQKFGRLYENNAPGYLRTHPLTTERLADMGNRIQSRPYKQVTDSLEFQLVRAKLRAQEGTSRDAVTEFETRLRDRSFAGSETAMRYGLAQARLRDGNVAAAERELGELRRLKAVSPMIETFAAQLRLKQGDAAGAVKLLRAAQPRFPQERAIAYGLVEALLEARLPQEAIKVTEDDLLSYPSDPKMHGLQAKTYSLLGKRLQQHRAQAEAYALLGQVPAAVEQLELAQKSGDGNFYEQSQVDARLREMKKRMADEAKQAKQK; encoded by the coding sequence ATGAAACTGCATCTGCTCAGCCGCGCTCTGGTTCTGGGTTTCGGCATCGTCGCGGCGCCGCCCTTGTCGGTGGCCGAAGGCCTGCCCGATCTGGGCGAAGCGGCGCAAACCGAATTCTCGCCGGCGATGGAACGCCGCATCGGCGAATCGGTGATGCTGGAGATTCGTCGCGACCCGGCCTGGCTCGACGATCCCGAGGTCAACAGCTATCTCAACCGGATCGGCAATCGCTTGTCTTCGCAAAGCGAGGAAATGCGCCAGGAGTTCGAATTCTTCGCCCTGCGCGACCCGACGCTGAACGCCTTCGCCATGCCCGGCGGCTATATCGGCGTGCATACCGGGCTGATCCTCGCCGCGGTATCGGAATCCGAACTCGCCTCGGTGCTGGCGCACGAAATCTCCCATGTGACCCAGCGTCATCTGGCGCGGCTGATGAACAAGTCGGGCCAGGGGCAGGTGACCAGCCTGCTGGCACTGGCGGTGGCGATTCTTGCCGCGCGCAGCAGTCCCGATCTTGCCGTGGGCGCGGCGATGGCCGGGCAGGGCGCGGCGATCCAGAATCAGCTGAACTACACGCGCGATTTCGAACGCGAGGCCGATCGCATCGGCTTGAGGTTGCTGGAGCGCTCCGGCTTCGACATACGCGGCATGAGCGGTTTCTTCGAGCGCCTGCAAAAGTTCGGCCGCCTCTACGAGAACAATGCGCCCGGCTATTTGCGGACTCACCCGCTGACGACCGAACGTTTGGCCGACATGGGAAACCGGATCCAGAGCCGTCCCTACAAGCAGGTGACCGATTCGCTCGAATTCCAGCTGGTGCGCGCCAAGCTGCGTGCCCAGGAGGGCACCTCGCGCGATGCGGTGACGGAGTTCGAAACCCGGCTCAGGGATCGCAGCTTCGCCGGCAGCGAAACGGCCATGCGCTACGGCCTGGCGCAGGCGCGCCTGCGCGACGGCAATGTCGCCGCGGCGGAAAGGGAGCTGGGCGAATTGCGCCGCCTGAAAGCCGTGTCGCCGATGATCGAGACCTTTGCCGCCCAGTTGCGGCTGAAGCAGGGCGATGCCGCGGGAGCAGTGAAACTGCTGCGCGCCGCACAGCCGCGCTTTCCGCAGGAGCGCGCCATCGCCTACGGCCTGGTCGAGGCGCTGCTTGAGGCCCGCCTGCCGCAGGAAGCGATCAAGGTCACCGAGGACGACCTGCTGAGCTATCCCTCGGACCCGAAAATGCACGGCTTGCAGGCGAAGACTTACTCGCTGCTCGGCAAGCGCCTGCAGCAGCATCGCGCCCAGGCCGAAGCCTATGCCCTGCTGGGCCAGGTGCCGGCCGCGGTCGAGCAACTGGAGCTGGCGCAGAAGTCCGGCGACGGCAATTTCTACGAGCAGTCGCAGGTGGATGCGCGGCTGCGCGAAATGAAGAAACGCATGGCCGACGAAGCGAAGCAGGCCAAACAGAAATAG
- a CDS encoding CbbQ/NirQ/NorQ/GpvN family protein, whose protein sequence is MTAPRPAARNEVRADIHTLATPLVRLANEPYYHATGDEVEVFAAAAGSRLPVMLKGPTGCGKTRFVEHMAWRLKRPLVTVACHDDLTTADLVGRYLIVGDETVWMDGPLTAAVRAGAICYLDEIVEARKDTTVVIHPLTDSRRALPVEKRGEYIEAPPDFMLVISWNPGYQSVLKEMKPSTRQRFVALDFDYPQADTEARIVVHEGGVDADTAQKLVKLGGLTRKLKGAGLDEGAGTRLLVHAAQLIASGMAPATACTAAIARPLADEPDTRDALDDLIRAVF, encoded by the coding sequence ATGACTGCTCCCAGGCCCGCCGCGCGGAACGAAGTCCGCGCCGATATTCACACTCTCGCGACGCCGCTGGTGCGCCTCGCAAACGAGCCCTACTATCACGCCACCGGCGACGAAGTGGAGGTGTTCGCCGCTGCCGCCGGCAGCCGCCTGCCGGTGATGCTGAAGGGCCCCACCGGCTGCGGCAAGACGCGCTTCGTCGAGCACATGGCCTGGCGCCTGAAACGGCCGCTGGTCACTGTCGCCTGCCACGACGACCTGACCACCGCCGACCTCGTCGGCCGCTACCTGATCGTCGGCGACGAAACCGTCTGGATGGACGGCCCGCTCACGGCCGCGGTGCGCGCCGGCGCGATCTGCTACCTCGACGAGATCGTCGAGGCGCGCAAGGACACCACCGTGGTGATCCATCCGCTGACCGATTCGCGTCGCGCCCTGCCGGTCGAAAAGCGCGGCGAGTACATCGAGGCGCCGCCTGACTTCATGCTGGTGATTTCCTGGAATCCCGGTTACCAGAGCGTGCTCAAGGAAATGAAGCCGAGCACGCGGCAGCGCTTTGTGGCGCTGGATTTCGACTACCCGCAAGCCGACACCGAAGCGCGCATCGTCGTCCACGAAGGTGGCGTCGATGCCGATACCGCGCAGAAGCTGGTCAAGCTCGGCGGCCTGACGCGCAAGCTCAAGGGTGCCGGGCTCGACGAAGGTGCCGGTACCCGCCTCCTGGTGCATGCCGCGCAACTGATCGCCAGCGGCATGGCACCGGCGACAGCCTGCACGGCGGCCATCGCCCGGCCGCTGGCCGACGAACCCGATACGCGCGATGCGCTCGACGACCTGATCCGCGCCGTGTTCTGA
- a CDS encoding nitric oxide reductase activation protein NorD: MSERKLFAHELEARLDELLLLSLRQRSAAEPAALLEALPRETQDRVLHWAGVAAQTSDDLGWLIASLAAERASGLGAQLDDWVRAGLDAYDRSGLAATRKALNEFAETHAARVRHSQEGIDFATVEGRLSRFLQALDGRALKLASGPKAWTDSETLWLPERLDVAPDVVGNQRLYKVMAALLWAQTRFGSFNIDPEPELELWPDRERGLRWFAVFEAMRLEACIGVELPGLARDIALLRGPWPGKLAAVAESLARPRATAADSLACMAELRRVGAGDTPIIPHIGVMDPVAARRVRAARIARELAVVRRALNVIAATDTKPGAAENSDYPPLAAEGELQVPDPQADLLALPPAAREAAKSLMQDLGELPPEALHAAGPGAWQPVDGGDESMTPGVTTQPDAFYDEWDYRRGSWRHGWCHLYEMTAPVGRHEWVDEVRTRHAHLIRSIRRRFEALRGEDKPQKRQFDGEEIDLDAQVDARADRMSGAEPSPRLFIHRRRIERSLAVMFMVDMSGSTKGWVNDAERESLVLLCEAIEALGDSYAIYGFSGWTRTHCDIYPVKRFADRYDAATRQRIAGIEARDYTRMGVAVRHLSGLLMRQNTRHKLLVTLSDGRPDDYGDEYRGRYGIEDTRRALLEAREKGIRSYCVTIDRHGADYLPQLYGPAHYSVIDDAKKLPQKIAEIYRKLTG, translated from the coding sequence ATGAGCGAACGCAAGCTCTTCGCTCACGAACTCGAAGCGCGGCTCGACGAACTGCTGCTGCTTTCCCTGCGCCAGCGTTCCGCCGCGGAGCCGGCAGCGCTGCTCGAAGCCCTGCCGCGCGAGACCCAGGACCGGGTGCTGCACTGGGCGGGGGTCGCGGCACAAACTTCGGACGATCTGGGTTGGCTGATCGCCTCGCTGGCCGCGGAACGGGCGTCCGGGCTCGGCGCGCAACTCGACGACTGGGTGCGTGCCGGGCTCGACGCCTATGATCGCAGCGGTCTTGCCGCCACGCGCAAGGCCTTGAACGAGTTCGCCGAGACCCACGCCGCACGCGTGCGGCATTCGCAGGAAGGCATCGATTTCGCGACGGTCGAAGGCCGCCTGTCGCGCTTTCTGCAGGCGCTCGACGGCCGTGCGCTGAAGCTCGCCAGCGGCCCCAAAGCCTGGACCGACAGCGAAACCCTGTGGCTGCCCGAGCGGCTCGACGTCGCGCCGGATGTCGTCGGCAACCAGCGGCTATACAAGGTCATGGCCGCCCTGCTCTGGGCCCAAACGCGCTTCGGCAGCTTCAACATCGATCCCGAGCCCGAGCTCGAACTCTGGCCCGATCGCGAACGCGGGCTGCGCTGGTTCGCCGTGTTCGAGGCGATGCGCCTGGAGGCCTGCATCGGCGTTGAACTTCCCGGCCTCGCCAGGGACATCGCGCTCCTGCGCGGGCCGTGGCCGGGCAAGTTGGCCGCCGTGGCGGAGAGCCTGGCGCGACCGCGGGCCACGGCGGCCGACAGCCTCGCCTGCATGGCCGAACTGCGAAGAGTCGGCGCTGGCGACACGCCGATTATTCCGCACATCGGCGTCATGGACCCGGTGGCCGCCCGCCGCGTGCGCGCCGCACGCATCGCGCGCGAGCTGGCCGTCGTGCGCCGCGCCCTCAACGTGATCGCGGCGACCGACACCAAGCCGGGCGCCGCGGAAAATTCCGACTATCCGCCGCTGGCGGCGGAAGGCGAGCTGCAGGTGCCCGACCCGCAGGCTGACCTGCTGGCCCTGCCGCCCGCCGCGCGCGAGGCGGCGAAATCGCTGATGCAGGATCTTGGCGAACTTCCTCCCGAAGCGCTGCATGCGGCCGGGCCGGGGGCCTGGCAGCCGGTCGATGGTGGCGACGAGTCCATGACGCCCGGTGTCACCACCCAGCCCGACGCCTTCTACGATGAATGGGACTACCGGCGCGGCTCCTGGCGCCACGGCTGGTGCCATCTGTACGAGATGACGGCGCCGGTCGGCAGGCACGAATGGGTCGACGAAGTGCGCACCCGCCACGCCCACCTGATCCGCAGCATCCGTCGCCGCTTCGAGGCCCTGCGCGGCGAGGACAAGCCGCAGAAGCGCCAGTTCGACGGCGAGGAGATCGATCTCGACGCGCAAGTCGACGCCCGCGCCGACCGCATGAGCGGCGCCGAACCCTCGCCGCGCCTGTTCATCCACCGCCGCCGCATCGAGCGTTCGCTGGCCGTGATGTTCATGGTCGACATGAGCGGCTCGACCAAGGGCTGGGTCAATGACGCCGAGCGCGAATCGCTGGTGCTGCTGTGCGAGGCGATCGAGGCGCTGGGCGACAGCTACGCCATCTACGGCTTTTCCGGCTGGACGCGCACCCACTGCGACATCTATCCGGTGAAGCGCTTTGCCGACCGCTACGATGCCGCCACGCGCCAGCGCATCGCCGGCATCGAGGCCAGGGACTACACCCGCATGGGCGTCGCGGTACGCCACCTTTCCGGCCTGCTGATGCGGCAGAACACGCGGCACAAGCTGCTGGTGACGCTTTCGGATGGCCGCCCCGACGACTACGGCGACGAATACCGCGGCCGCTACGGCATCGAGGACACCCGCCGCGCGCTGCTCGAAGCACGCGAGAAGGGCATCCGCAGCTACTGCGTCACCATCGACCGCCACGGCGCCGACTACCTGCCGCAGCTCTATGGCCCCGCGCACTATTCGGTGATCGACGATGCGAAAAAGCTGCCGCAGAAAATTGCGGAGATCTACCGCAAGCTGACCGGCTGA
- a CDS encoding class I SAM-dependent methyltransferase, whose translation MGKAMSRVDHWEQVYATRSAHEVSWYQVKPETSLRLIAKLGMRREDAIIDVGGGASNLVDHLVDDGFRYLTVLDISATAIAAVKARLGDHAGQVTWMTGDITETAPPGPYRLWHDRAVFHFLTTPRQRALYVAALRAAVPVGGYAIMATFAEDGPAECSNLPVCRYSPDQLAAEMGEGFELIESLRETHVAPSQGSQKFIYCCFRRC comes from the coding sequence ATGGGGAAGGCGATGAGTCGAGTCGATCATTGGGAGCAGGTTTACGCCACGCGCTCCGCTCATGAAGTGAGCTGGTATCAAGTCAAGCCTGAAACGTCGCTGCGGCTGATCGCCAAACTGGGCATGCGACGGGAGGATGCAATCATCGATGTCGGCGGCGGCGCCTCGAACCTCGTCGATCACCTTGTCGATGACGGCTTCCGGTATCTCACGGTGCTCGACATTTCCGCGACGGCCATTGCCGCGGTCAAGGCTCGACTCGGCGATCATGCCGGGCAGGTGACCTGGATGACCGGCGACATTACGGAAACAGCCCCGCCAGGGCCCTACCGCCTTTGGCATGATCGCGCGGTATTTCATTTCCTCACCACGCCCCGGCAGCGCGCACTCTATGTCGCCGCATTGCGAGCGGCCGTGCCAGTGGGTGGCTATGCGATCATGGCTACCTTCGCCGAGGACGGTCCGGCTGAATGCAGCAACCTGCCGGTTTGTCGCTATTCCCCCGACCAGCTGGCTGCCGAAATGGGCGAGGGTTTCGAACTCATCGAGTCGTTGCGCGAAACCCATGTGGCTCCATCTCAGGGCAGCCAGAAGTTCATCTATTGCTGTTTTCGTCGCTGTTGA
- a CDS encoding ArsR/SmtB family transcription factor yields the protein MPVPKPSPKLKLLSHFAEVAKALAHPVRLELLEALSQGERGVEALAQACAQSIANTSHHLKILRLSGLAVSRKEGLQVIYSLADDAIPGVIAAIRGVAERQSAEVERIVRDSFERRDALDPVGRDELLDRVKRGEVIVLDVRPPQEYSAGHIPGAVNIPLEELSRRLASLSRKREIVAYCRGPYCLLAFDAVAQLRKSGYRARRLQDGFPEWKAEHRPVATQENA from the coding sequence ATGCCTGTACCGAAGCCGTCGCCCAAGCTGAAGCTCCTGTCGCATTTCGCGGAGGTGGCGAAGGCATTGGCGCACCCGGTGCGCCTTGAATTGCTGGAGGCGCTCAGCCAGGGTGAGCGCGGCGTCGAAGCGCTGGCGCAAGCATGCGCACAGTCGATTGCCAATACCTCGCATCATCTGAAAATCCTGCGCCTGAGCGGGCTTGCCGTTTCGCGCAAGGAAGGCCTGCAAGTGATCTATTCGCTGGCAGACGACGCCATTCCCGGCGTCATTGCCGCAATTCGCGGCGTGGCCGAGCGGCAAAGCGCCGAAGTGGAGCGCATCGTGCGCGACAGTTTCGAGCGGCGTGATGCACTCGATCCGGTGGGTCGCGACGAACTGCTGGACCGCGTCAAGCGAGGCGAGGTCATCGTGCTCGACGTCCGTCCGCCGCAGGAGTATTCCGCCGGCCACATTCCCGGCGCCGTCAACATCCCCCTCGAAGAATTGTCCCGGCGCCTGGCCAGCCTGTCCAGGAAGCGGGAAATTGTCGCCTACTGTCGGGGCCCCTATTGCCTGCTGGCCTTCGACGCCGTGGCCCAGCTGCGGAAATCCGGCTATCGGGCGCGCCGCTTGCAAGACGGGTTCCCGGAATGGAAGGCCGAACACAGGCCCGTGGCGACGCAGGAAAACGCCTGA